A single region of the Malaclemys terrapin pileata isolate rMalTer1 chromosome 4, rMalTer1.hap1, whole genome shotgun sequence genome encodes:
- the LOC128837376 gene encoding olfactory receptor 4S2-like has translation MANISSVTEFVLLGLSQNQKLQKMCFVLFLCFYISIVIGNLLIVLTIVSSQHLNSPMYFFLSYLSFVDICYSSVTAPKMIVDFLTEKKIISFIGCIAQLFGVHFFGCTEIFILTVMAYDCYIAICKPLHYTTIMTRRVCGQMVVASWVGGFVHSMVQTLITTQLPFCGPNEIDHYFCDVHPLLQLACADTYVVGIIVVANSGMIALGCFLLLVISYIVILISLRTHSSEGRRKALSTCGSHIAVVILFFGPCTFTYIRPSSHLSEDKMVAVFYTVITPMLNPLIYTLRNEEVKSAMRKLWSRKVMSDGKSIG, from the coding sequence ATGGCGAATATAAGCAGTGTGACTGAATTTGTCCTCTTGGGCCTCTCCCAGAATCAGAAGCTGCAGAAAATGTGTTTTGTGCTGTTTTTATGCTTCTATATAAGCATTGTTATTGGAAACCTCCTCATTGTTCTCACTATAGTTAGCAGTCAGCATCTGAACTcacccatgtatttcttcctgagTTACCTATCCTTTGTAGACATCTGCTACTCTTCTGTCACAGCCCCTAAAATGATTGTAGACTTCCTCactgagaaaaaaataatctcCTTCATTGGCTGCATAGCACAGCTGTTCGGAGTCCATTTCTTTGGTTGCACTGAGATCTTCATCCTCACAGTGATGGCCTACGATTGCTACATTGCAATCTGCAAACCCCTCCACTACACAACCATCATGACCAGGCGTGTATGTGGCCAGATGGTGGTGGCCTCATGGGTAGGGGGCTTTGTGCATTCCATGGTACAGACTCTTATAACCACCCAGTTACCCTTCTGTGGGCCCAATGAGATTGACCATTATTTCTGTGATGTTCACCCTTTGCTACAACTGGCTTGTGCCGACACCTATGTTGTCGGCATCATAGTTGTTGCTAATAGTGGGATGATTGCTTTGGGTTGTTTCCTTCTCTTGGTTATATCCTACATTGTGATTTTAATCTCCTTAAGGACACATTCTTCTGAAGGGCGTCGTAAAGCTCTCTCCACCTGTGGCTCCCATATTGCtgtagtgattttattttttgggccTTGCACGTTCACCTACATCCGACCTTCTAGCCACTTATCAGAGGACAAGATGGTTGCTGTATTCTACACCGTTATCACCCCCATGCTGAATCCGCTGATCTACACACTAAGAAATGAGGAGgtgaaaagtgccatgagaaAATTATGGAGCAGAAAAGTGATGTCAGATGGGAAATCAATAGGGTGA